In Rhodococcus sp. OK302, one genomic interval encodes:
- a CDS encoding TetR/AcrR family transcriptional regulator — MTHHSVTENGIIPDVTKAITRAERKKAELRREIIDASFECFAQQGYHATGIADIATTLGIGHGTFYRYFENKRDIIDHVIDDLIAKIIGALATENAPDAANTLDDYRAQVARIAEALPRIFFDDPRIPRVLLFETTGVDADLTSRMLDLLDQSAALTAGYLHHGVNCGYLRADLDIANTAQAINGMMLASAIQGLRAEKPVDCTALNQAITRLMFDGIRAEQSE, encoded by the coding sequence ATGACACATCATTCCGTTACGGAAAACGGTATCATTCCAGACGTGACGAAGGCCATAACCCGAGCGGAACGAAAAAAGGCGGAGCTGCGCCGCGAGATCATCGATGCATCATTCGAGTGCTTCGCCCAGCAGGGCTACCACGCCACCGGAATTGCCGACATAGCAACAACTCTCGGAATCGGCCACGGCACGTTCTATCGATACTTCGAGAACAAACGCGACATCATCGATCACGTCATCGACGATCTGATCGCCAAAATCATCGGCGCACTTGCCACCGAGAACGCACCGGACGCAGCCAATACTCTGGACGACTACCGCGCTCAAGTAGCGCGCATCGCCGAAGCACTCCCCCGCATCTTCTTCGACGACCCACGCATTCCCCGAGTGCTGCTATTCGAGACGACGGGTGTCGACGCCGACCTCACCAGCCGGATGCTTGATCTACTGGACCAATCCGCGGCACTAACGGCCGGCTATCTCCACCACGGGGTCAATTGCGGATATCTCCGCGCCGACCTCGACATCGCGAATACCGCGCAAGCGATCAACGGCATGATGCTGGCCAGCGCAATTCAAGGCTTACGGGCGGAAAAACCCGTCGACTGCACCGCACTCAACCAGGCAATCACCCGGCTGATGTTCGACGGTATCCGCGCCGAACAATCCGAATAG
- a CDS encoding PAS domain S-box protein yields the protein MWNRSAIRSRTTPEPGVAFRTRWLSSLMRPTAPRLIVGIAVAATFILVESLLVIVLRQLAPAEAFGVVYLVGVLVVSIVWGFGLAVVTSVASALAFDYFRNWPPNLAPTGAQNWIAVGVFLAVALLTNTLASLARSRAVEADQRRQEADLGAELAHLMLRSGDPRSVMDAAAERLAQVLGLPFATLELDTIPSDQFRCAIPVSDGVTLLVPASLPAQTLQRLRDRVVPSVEALVEATRDREAINRALEASRKDLERFFDLSSDLLCIAGLDGSYRRINPAFEKALGYPASELMARPFSEFVHPADLNRTRDALDQLARGQPVAQFEIRFICSDGSERWIEWNTVSDRSELYGAGRDVTERRAAQRTIKASHEALRVLAEQQAALRRVATLIARGADQSEVFASVATELSRILGGHSTALCHFGSDGEATLVANRTEPGLKWTTVGTRLSLSGENVASKVFQSGRAARMDSYDNAAGSTAALIRDLGLRSVVGVPIVVEGHLWGAAFVGSTRSEPLPPDTESRIADFTDLVATAIANAQTHAQLTASRARIVAATDDARRRLERDLHDGAQQRLVSLGLALRSAEAAAPAEPAALKEQISDIVVGLGDVSADLREISRGIHPAILSKGGLGSALRALARRSTVPVELDLNLEPNVPEPAEVAAYYVVAEALTNAAKHAHASAVFVRARTDEATLELSVRDDGVGGADSGNGSGLTGLGDRVEALGGRMEIVSHTGTGTELIVEIPIDRH from the coding sequence ATGTGGAATCGATCAGCAATTCGAAGTCGGACGACGCCGGAACCCGGCGTCGCGTTTCGCACGCGATGGCTGTCGTCGCTGATGCGTCCGACGGCTCCTCGACTCATTGTCGGAATCGCTGTTGCGGCGACTTTCATCCTCGTGGAGTCGCTGTTGGTTATTGTGCTCCGACAACTCGCTCCTGCCGAAGCTTTCGGTGTGGTCTACCTGGTCGGCGTCTTAGTAGTCTCCATCGTGTGGGGGTTCGGGTTGGCGGTGGTGACGTCGGTGGCCAGCGCCCTGGCCTTCGACTACTTCCGCAATTGGCCCCCGAACCTGGCTCCCACCGGCGCCCAGAACTGGATAGCCGTCGGTGTCTTCCTGGCCGTCGCATTGTTGACCAACACCCTTGCCTCACTCGCCCGATCACGTGCCGTCGAGGCAGATCAACGCCGCCAAGAAGCCGACCTCGGAGCTGAGCTTGCCCACCTCATGCTGCGTTCCGGCGACCCGAGATCTGTGATGGACGCAGCCGCCGAGCGGCTGGCGCAGGTACTCGGGTTGCCTTTCGCGACGCTCGAACTCGACACAATTCCGTCCGATCAGTTCCGCTGCGCGATCCCGGTGTCCGACGGCGTCACGCTACTCGTTCCCGCATCCCTGCCGGCACAGACGTTGCAGCGGCTTCGAGACAGGGTGGTGCCCTCTGTGGAAGCTCTGGTGGAGGCGACCCGTGATCGTGAGGCCATCAACCGGGCACTCGAGGCGAGCCGCAAAGATTTGGAGCGGTTCTTCGACCTCTCGTCCGACCTACTCTGCATCGCCGGACTGGACGGTTCCTACCGGCGCATCAATCCGGCATTCGAGAAAGCACTCGGATATCCGGCCTCGGAATTGATGGCGCGACCGTTCTCGGAATTCGTCCATCCGGCAGATCTGAATCGAACTCGCGACGCTCTCGACCAGCTGGCCCGTGGGCAACCCGTCGCTCAATTCGAGATCCGGTTCATCTGCAGCGACGGCTCCGAACGTTGGATCGAGTGGAACACGGTGTCGGATCGGAGCGAACTCTACGGAGCCGGCCGCGACGTGACCGAACGCCGTGCGGCTCAACGAACTATCAAGGCAAGCCATGAAGCACTCCGCGTGCTTGCAGAGCAACAAGCCGCATTACGACGGGTTGCGACGTTGATTGCGCGAGGCGCCGATCAGTCGGAGGTGTTTGCATCGGTGGCCACGGAACTGTCCCGGATCCTCGGCGGGCACAGCACCGCGCTGTGCCACTTCGGGTCGGACGGCGAGGCCACTTTGGTTGCGAATCGAACGGAGCCCGGCCTGAAATGGACGACTGTTGGCACACGCCTGTCACTGTCGGGCGAGAACGTCGCGTCGAAGGTGTTTCAGTCGGGTCGCGCCGCCCGCATGGACAGCTACGACAATGCGGCCGGTTCCACTGCGGCACTCATTCGAGACCTGGGCCTACGGTCCGTGGTGGGAGTCCCGATCGTCGTCGAAGGCCACTTGTGGGGCGCAGCTTTTGTCGGTTCGACACGCTCCGAACCACTGCCACCGGACACAGAGTCACGAATTGCAGACTTCACGGACCTCGTGGCAACCGCTATCGCGAATGCTCAAACTCACGCGCAGCTCACCGCGTCTCGCGCCCGAATCGTCGCGGCCACCGACGATGCTCGACGCCGTCTCGAACGAGATCTGCACGACGGCGCACAACAGCGCCTCGTATCTCTGGGACTCGCACTCCGATCGGCTGAAGCGGCAGCACCGGCCGAACCCGCAGCACTCAAAGAACAGATTTCCGACATCGTGGTGGGTCTGGGCGACGTGTCAGCGGATCTCCGAGAAATCTCCCGCGGAATTCATCCGGCGATCCTGTCGAAAGGTGGACTGGGCTCGGCACTGCGTGCACTGGCACGGCGTTCGACCGTCCCCGTCGAACTTGATCTGAATCTGGAACCGAACGTGCCCGAGCCTGCTGAGGTAGCCGCGTATTACGTTGTGGCAGAAGCACTGACGAATGCAGCCAAACACGCTCACGCGTCCGCAGTTTTTGTACGAGCCAGAACCGATGAGGCAACTCTCGAGCTCTCGGTTCGCGATGACGGCGTCGGCGGAGCCGATTCCGGCAACGGATCCGGACTCACCGGTTTGGGTGACCGCGTCGAAGCTCTCGGCGGCCGGATGGAGATTGTCAGTCATACCGGAACCGGGACAGAATTGATCGTGGAAATCCCGATCGACCGTCACTGA
- a CDS encoding universal stress protein — protein MKNHHEDPHPEHTFHLESPAPDHRPTRHIVLGIGPGSSSDDALEFALTLAVAEGASLHVVHCISPEDMPVETDSPRFENRLRTEMTRQREHTSSALDSHPGPWTYDCKHGDPTSAILAMADKHDAFTIVVGSPRRGPISAISQLTHRSVSSRLTRQHKYPVVVVPVGVKSTRWMRKSAS, from the coding sequence ATGAAGAACCATCACGAAGATCCGCACCCCGAGCACACGTTCCATCTCGAAAGTCCGGCCCCGGACCATCGTCCGACTCGCCATATCGTTCTGGGCATCGGACCGGGATCTTCCAGCGACGATGCATTGGAATTCGCGCTGACACTCGCGGTCGCGGAAGGCGCATCTCTCCATGTCGTTCACTGCATCAGTCCCGAGGACATGCCCGTCGAAACGGATTCACCTCGCTTCGAGAACCGCTTACGCACCGAGATGACGAGGCAACGTGAGCACACGAGTTCGGCACTGGACTCGCATCCCGGCCCGTGGACCTACGACTGCAAGCATGGCGACCCCACCAGCGCCATACTGGCGATGGCAGACAAACACGACGCATTCACTATCGTGGTCGGATCTCCTCGACGAGGTCCCATTTCCGCGATCAGCCAATTAACGCACAGGTCTGTCTCATCACGCTTGACACGACAGCACAAGTATCCGGTTGTGGTGGTACCCGTCGGCGTGAAATCGACACGGTGGATGCGCAAGTCTGCGTCGTAA
- a CDS encoding DUF6875 domain-containing protein, producing the protein MTLKRTTERIIGTRSHVEFINVFDKESVESKSDTIRMFKKWALEFLTEPHPDLGRAGPVCPFTGPSVDRQLFWAGVLDDANIDFDTMAAIAEDMADIYQELPPGEGKDAIFRAIVAIFPNISNFNVIETVQLQRKSKFVKNGLMLGQFYPGCLQPGLWNDDFRPLDSPLPMLAVRQMVSTDYPFLATRSEWMSAYLKKFAPTMPSPARAYIVAKITS; encoded by the coding sequence ATGACACTGAAACGGACTACCGAACGAATAATCGGTACACGATCTCACGTCGAGTTCATCAACGTATTCGACAAAGAATCAGTCGAATCGAAGAGCGACACGATTCGAATGTTCAAGAAGTGGGCACTCGAATTCTTGACTGAACCGCACCCGGATTTAGGACGCGCTGGTCCCGTGTGTCCATTTACTGGTCCGTCTGTGGATCGACAACTTTTTTGGGCCGGCGTTCTTGACGACGCCAATATCGATTTCGACACAATGGCAGCTATAGCGGAAGATATGGCGGATATATACCAAGAGTTGCCTCCAGGCGAGGGGAAGGATGCGATATTTCGGGCGATAGTGGCGATCTTCCCGAATATCTCGAACTTCAATGTTATCGAAACAGTTCAACTTCAGCGAAAGTCGAAATTTGTCAAAAATGGCCTGATGCTGGGCCAATTCTATCCGGGATGCCTTCAACCCGGCCTGTGGAATGACGATTTCAGGCCGCTTGATTCTCCCTTGCCGATGCTGGCAGTGAGACAAATGGTCAGCACTGACTACCCATTTTTGGCAACTCGATCCGAATGGATGTCTGCGTATTTGAAGAAATTTGCGCCGACCATGCCGTCGCCTGCGCGTGCATATATCGTCGCGAAGATTACTTCGTAG
- a CDS encoding flavin-containing monooxygenase translates to MAVQYDAVVVGAGFGGMGAAIQLKRLGLNNVAILEREDDLGGTWHVNRYPGLAVDIASVTYSYSFEPNPNWSRLFAPGAELKKYADHVADKYDLRRHMTFGAVVNGARWDEDESHWVVSVEGRPDVTAKYLLTATGFLSQPHRPDISGIDDFAGKIIHTTAWDDTYDMTGTRTAVIGTGATAVQLIPELARAATELTVYQRTPIWVVPKFDVPIPPAVQKLFSRIPFTQRIARAVSSGILEVIMVSAVLHYKQVKLVNKAAAAFSRAFLRSQVGDAALRWQLTPDYDFGCKRPTFSNNYFRTFTKDNVHLETTSIDHIASDGIVTADGRKTEIDTLVLATGFNLWDVNFPAIEVIGREGRNLGKWWRDNRFQAYEGVSVPYFPNFLTLASPYSYSGLSYFTTIESQMQHMERLFGEVKRRRADTFEVTEEANAQFLDRMTENLADSVFYGGSCQTARSYYFNQHGEAAILRPTSTRNAFVEAKRFPLEDYSIS, encoded by the coding sequence ATGGCAGTGCAGTACGACGCAGTAGTGGTCGGCGCGGGCTTCGGCGGAATGGGCGCTGCAATTCAACTCAAGCGGTTGGGCTTGAACAACGTGGCGATCCTCGAACGTGAAGACGATCTGGGCGGAACCTGGCACGTCAACCGCTACCCCGGTCTGGCTGTCGACATCGCATCGGTCACCTACTCGTACTCGTTCGAACCTAACCCCAACTGGTCGAGGCTCTTTGCCCCCGGAGCTGAGCTGAAGAAATACGCCGACCATGTTGCCGACAAGTACGACCTACGTCGACACATGACCTTCGGTGCGGTGGTCAACGGTGCACGGTGGGACGAGGACGAGTCCCACTGGGTTGTCTCCGTCGAAGGCCGCCCGGACGTTACTGCGAAGTATCTACTGACCGCAACAGGTTTTCTGTCGCAACCGCATCGTCCCGACATCTCCGGGATCGACGATTTTGCCGGAAAGATCATTCACACCACGGCCTGGGACGATACGTACGACATGACGGGAACCAGAACGGCTGTCATCGGAACCGGCGCGACTGCAGTGCAACTCATTCCCGAACTTGCGCGGGCGGCAACAGAATTGACCGTCTATCAGCGCACCCCGATCTGGGTTGTTCCCAAGTTCGACGTGCCCATTCCGCCGGCGGTGCAGAAACTGTTCTCGCGGATTCCGTTCACACAGCGGATTGCCCGCGCCGTGAGCTCCGGGATTCTGGAAGTGATCATGGTCAGTGCCGTCTTGCACTACAAGCAGGTCAAACTCGTCAACAAGGCAGCGGCAGCCTTCTCGCGTGCATTTCTCCGATCGCAAGTCGGTGACGCCGCATTGCGTTGGCAACTGACCCCGGATTACGACTTCGGCTGTAAGCGACCAACCTTCTCCAACAACTACTTCCGCACTTTCACCAAAGACAATGTGCATCTCGAGACGACGTCGATCGATCACATTGCGTCCGACGGAATCGTTACGGCGGATGGCCGGAAGACGGAAATCGATACCTTGGTGCTGGCAACCGGGTTCAATCTGTGGGACGTCAACTTCCCGGCAATCGAGGTGATCGGGCGCGAAGGGCGCAACCTCGGAAAGTGGTGGCGTGACAATCGGTTCCAGGCATACGAGGGCGTATCCGTCCCGTATTTCCCGAACTTCCTCACCCTGGCGAGTCCCTATTCCTACAGCGGTTTGTCGTACTTCACGACCATCGAATCGCAAATGCAGCACATGGAGCGACTCTTCGGAGAAGTGAAACGACGTCGGGCCGACACGTTTGAAGTCACCGAGGAAGCTAACGCTCAGTTTCTCGATCGAATGACCGAAAATCTGGCCGACTCCGTCTTTTACGGCGGTAGTTGCCAGACCGCGCGCAGTTACTACTTCAATCAGCACGGTGAGGCTGCGATTCTGCGACCAACCTCCACCCGCAATGCGTTTGTCGAGGCGAAACGTTTTCCCCTCGAGGACTATTCGATTTCCTGA
- a CDS encoding DUF2470 domain-containing protein, with translation MTTFDDAVVAGVTGHMNGDHGTDNLLIVQAFAEPTATAARMVGLDSVAGDWVADVDGVEKAVKIAWPEPALDRPSIRTQVVALCMQAYDKLGIEKSEH, from the coding sequence ATGACAACTTTTGACGACGCAGTCGTCGCCGGTGTGACCGGCCATATGAACGGTGATCACGGGACTGACAATTTGTTGATCGTTCAGGCTTTTGCAGAACCGACCGCGACCGCGGCGCGGATGGTGGGCCTCGATTCGGTTGCGGGTGACTGGGTTGCAGACGTCGACGGGGTCGAAAAGGCCGTCAAGATTGCATGGCCTGAGCCCGCATTGGACCGACCGAGCATCCGGACGCAGGTCGTCGCCTTGTGCATGCAGGCCTACGACAAGCTTGGTATCGAGAAGTCCGAGCACTGA
- the hisH gene encoding imidazole glycerol phosphate synthase subunit HisH — translation MSASTIAVLDYGSGNLHSATRALARTGAQVEVTSDPKVALAADGLVVPGVGAFAACMEGLLAVQGDRIIGQRLAGGRPVLGICVGMQILFERGVEFGVEAEGCGEWPGTVERLQAEVLPHMGWNTVEAPESSTLFKGIDADTRFYFVHSYAVQNWELPPSEHIAAPKLTWADHGGKFLAAVENGALSATQFHPEKSGDAGAELLSNWVQSL, via the coding sequence ATGAGCGCTTCCACGATTGCTGTTCTCGATTACGGCTCCGGCAACCTGCATTCGGCCACTCGCGCATTGGCGCGCACCGGCGCACAGGTCGAGGTGACCAGCGATCCCAAGGTGGCATTGGCCGCTGACGGTTTGGTCGTTCCCGGTGTCGGTGCGTTCGCGGCATGTATGGAAGGGCTGCTCGCAGTCCAGGGTGACCGGATCATCGGTCAGCGGCTCGCCGGCGGACGGCCGGTTCTGGGAATCTGCGTCGGTATGCAGATCCTCTTCGAGCGCGGCGTCGAGTTCGGTGTCGAAGCCGAAGGCTGCGGTGAATGGCCGGGAACCGTTGAGCGTCTTCAAGCCGAGGTGCTGCCGCACATGGGCTGGAATACCGTCGAGGCACCCGAGTCCAGCACGTTGTTCAAGGGTATCGACGCCGACACTCGCTTCTACTTCGTGCACTCCTACGCCGTGCAGAACTGGGAACTTCCCCCGTCCGAGCACATCGCAGCCCCGAAACTCACGTGGGCAGATCACGGCGGAAAGTTCTTGGCCGCTGTCGAGAACGGTGCGCTGTCCGCGACGCAATTCCACCCCGAGAAGTCCGGCGACGCGGGTGCCGAATTGCTGAGCAACTGGGTGCAGAGTTTGTGA
- the priA gene encoding bifunctional 1-(5-phosphoribosyl)-5-((5-phosphoribosylamino)methylideneamino)imidazole-4-carboxamide isomerase/phosphoribosylanthranilate isomerase PriA, whose protein sequence is MSLVLLPAVDVVNGEAVRLVQGEAGSETGYGSPRDAALAWQNDGAEWVHLVDLDAAFGRGSNSELLAGVIGDLTVKVELSGGIRDDASLEAALATGCARVNLGTAAIEDPEWCARALAKYGDKIAVGLDVRLIDGQYRTRGRGWVTDGGDLWETLARLDRDGCTRYVVTDVSKDGTLTGPNLELLSQVCAVTDAHVVASGGVSTIDDLLAISSLVDQGVEGAIVGKALYAGRFTLPEALAAVSG, encoded by the coding sequence GTGAGCCTGGTCCTTTTGCCTGCTGTGGATGTTGTCAACGGTGAAGCTGTTCGCCTCGTGCAAGGAGAGGCGGGAAGTGAGACCGGTTACGGGTCGCCCCGCGACGCGGCCCTTGCGTGGCAGAACGACGGTGCCGAATGGGTGCACCTGGTCGATCTCGACGCTGCCTTCGGCCGCGGATCCAACAGTGAACTGCTGGCCGGCGTGATCGGTGACCTGACGGTCAAGGTCGAACTGTCCGGTGGAATCCGTGACGACGCCTCCCTCGAAGCGGCACTCGCTACCGGCTGTGCCCGAGTTAACCTCGGTACCGCCGCAATCGAAGATCCCGAGTGGTGCGCACGCGCCCTCGCCAAGTACGGCGACAAGATCGCTGTCGGCCTCGACGTTCGTCTGATCGACGGTCAGTACCGCACCCGCGGTCGCGGCTGGGTTACCGACGGCGGCGACCTCTGGGAAACTCTCGCTCGTCTGGACCGTGACGGCTGCACGCGCTACGTCGTCACCGACGTCTCTAAGGACGGCACCCTCACCGGCCCCAATCTCGAACTCCTGAGCCAGGTCTGCGCCGTCACGGATGCACACGTCGTCGCATCCGGTGGAGTGTCCACCATCGACGACTTGCTCGCGATCTCCAGTCTGGTTGACCAGGGCGTCGAAGGTGCGATTGTCGGTAAGGCTCTGTACGCAGGCCGCTTCACTCTTCCCGAAGCGCTTGCCGCAGTTTCCGGTTAG
- a CDS encoding inositol monophosphatase family protein, producing the protein MTPPRDLDELLAIAGGLLDGIHEQFVAGVGSPSAVRKGWSDFATEVDLALEKRLTSELFERTGIEVHGEEFGGPDVNTGLVWVLDPVDGTFNYSAGLPSAGTLLALLDDGVPVLGLTWLPLIGHTYAARSGGRLLVNGTPVAPLESTNLASSIVGLGALNVNSRGRIPGSYRLDVLAEISKVSSRIRIHGSTGVDLAFTAAGILGGAIVYGHNAWDNAAGVALVRAAGGVVTDLAGKPWTVESGSVLAAAPGVHGEILDILNSLGDPRDSSSGGPTS; encoded by the coding sequence ATGACTCCACCGCGTGACCTCGACGAACTACTCGCGATTGCCGGTGGACTGCTCGACGGCATCCACGAACAGTTTGTCGCCGGGGTGGGCTCGCCCAGCGCAGTCCGTAAGGGCTGGAGCGATTTTGCTACCGAAGTTGATCTTGCCCTCGAAAAGCGATTGACGTCGGAGCTGTTCGAGCGCACCGGTATCGAGGTACACGGCGAAGAATTCGGCGGTCCCGATGTCAACACCGGGCTCGTCTGGGTTCTCGATCCCGTCGACGGTACGTTCAACTACTCGGCCGGACTCCCTTCTGCCGGAACATTGTTGGCGCTACTCGACGACGGTGTTCCGGTCCTGGGTTTGACGTGGTTGCCGCTGATCGGTCATACGTACGCGGCACGGTCCGGCGGTCGGTTGCTGGTGAACGGAACCCCGGTGGCGCCGTTGGAATCGACCAACCTGGCGTCGTCGATCGTCGGGTTGGGCGCGCTCAACGTGAACAGTCGTGGCCGTATCCCCGGCAGCTATCGACTCGACGTACTGGCAGAAATCAGCAAAGTATCCTCGCGGATCCGCATCCACGGTTCGACGGGTGTGGATCTGGCGTTCACCGCCGCCGGCATCTTGGGCGGAGCAATCGTCTACGGACACAATGCGTGGGACAACGCGGCGGGGGTCGCTCTTGTTCGCGCCGCCGGTGGTGTGGTCACCGACCTTGCCGGTAAGCCCTGGACCGTAGAATCGGGTTCGGTGCTTGCCGCCGCACCCGGTGTGCACGGTGAGATTCTCGATATCCTTAATTCGCTCGGTGATCCGCGCGATTCGTCCTCAGGAGGACCAACGTCATGA
- the hisF gene encoding imidazole glycerol phosphate synthase subunit HisF: MTLAVRVIPCLDVDAGRVVKGVNFENLRDAGDPVELAAAYDAQGADELTFLDVTASTSDRGTMLDVVSRTAEQVFIPLTVGGGVRTVADVDRLLRAGADKVSVNTAALARPELLKELSERFGSQCIVLSVDARTVPQGQPDTPSGWEVTTHGGKRGTGIDAIEWAERGAELGVGEILLNSMDADGTKAGFDLLMIRAVRAAVHVPVIASGGAGKVEHFAPAVEAGADAVLAASVFHFGDLTIPQVKNAMRAEGIVVR, encoded by the coding sequence ATGACCCTCGCAGTTCGTGTGATCCCGTGCCTCGACGTCGACGCGGGGCGAGTGGTCAAGGGTGTCAACTTCGAGAATCTTCGAGACGCCGGCGATCCTGTCGAACTCGCGGCTGCCTACGACGCACAGGGTGCCGACGAACTGACGTTTCTCGACGTCACTGCGTCCACCTCGGATCGTGGCACGATGCTCGACGTCGTAAGCCGCACTGCCGAGCAGGTTTTCATCCCGCTGACGGTGGGCGGCGGAGTTCGCACCGTCGCCGATGTCGATCGTTTGCTGCGTGCCGGAGCCGACAAGGTCAGCGTCAACACTGCTGCCCTCGCCCGCCCGGAACTGCTCAAGGAACTGAGTGAGCGTTTCGGTTCACAGTGCATCGTCCTCTCGGTCGACGCGCGGACAGTGCCGCAGGGTCAGCCCGACACCCCCTCCGGATGGGAGGTCACCACACACGGCGGCAAGCGTGGCACCGGCATCGACGCCATCGAATGGGCCGAACGCGGCGCAGAGTTGGGCGTTGGCGAGATCCTCCTCAACTCGATGGACGCAGACGGCACCAAGGCCGGTTTCGATCTGCTCATGATCCGCGCCGTGCGCGCCGCTGTGCACGTACCGGTGATCGCCAGCGGCGGCGCCGGCAAGGTTGAGCACTTTGCTCCGGCCGTCGAAGCCGGCGCCGACGCAGTACTGGCTGCCAGCGTTTTCCACTTCGGCGATCTGACCATTCCGCAGGTCAAGAATGCAATGCGCGCCGAGGGGATTGTGGTCCGCTAG
- a CDS encoding response regulator — protein sequence MTSQISSGNHSRRTEPGDPVRLSLRVVLAEDDVLLREGMASLLTRSGIDVVGQAGDAAQLLSVVRDTSPDLVVVDIRMPPTQTTEGLDAARVIRGEHPETGILVLSAHADVEDAMELLASGQGIGYLLKSRVTDIADFLDTMARIAKGATVLDPALVQELVSYRRRNDPLAALSAREREVLALMAEGRSNVGIAHSLCVAEGTVEKHVRSILTKLGITETSENHRRVLAVITFLEAR from the coding sequence ATGACTTCCCAGATCAGCAGTGGCAATCACAGCCGGCGCACCGAACCTGGTGACCCCGTCAGGTTGTCACTCCGTGTTGTCTTGGCCGAGGACGACGTCCTGCTCCGCGAGGGAATGGCCAGCCTGTTGACTCGATCAGGAATCGACGTAGTCGGACAGGCCGGCGATGCGGCCCAGCTTCTCTCCGTCGTCCGCGACACGTCACCGGACCTCGTGGTGGTCGACATTCGGATGCCTCCGACGCAGACCACCGAGGGACTCGACGCGGCCAGAGTCATCCGCGGCGAACATCCCGAAACCGGCATCCTCGTCTTGTCTGCGCATGCCGATGTCGAGGATGCGATGGAACTCCTCGCCAGCGGCCAGGGCATCGGATACTTGCTCAAGAGTCGCGTCACCGACATCGCAGACTTTCTCGACACCATGGCGCGGATCGCCAAGGGCGCGACTGTCCTGGACCCGGCGCTTGTTCAGGAATTGGTGTCGTACCGCCGACGCAACGATCCGCTCGCCGCGCTCAGTGCGCGCGAACGGGAAGTCCTGGCGTTGATGGCGGAGGGTCGATCGAACGTCGGCATCGCCCATTCCCTGTGCGTCGCCGAAGGAACCGTCGAGAAGCACGTCCGAAGCATTCTCACCAAGCTGGGGATTACCGAGACAAGTGAGAACCACCGCCGGGTCCTGGCTGTGATCACCTTCCTCGAGGCACGCTGA